The sequence AGCCGGGCCGCCTCTACTGGACAGCGACCAGGAGAGACGGGCCAGCAGCCCTCTGTCAGGCTCGCTGCGCTCGTGGCCGGTGCGCGGCCTGTAAAATCACCGCCATGCACGCGGACGGCGCTATCGAACGCCTGCGCACCATTTGCCTTGCCCTGCCGGAGGCGACGGAGAGGTTGAGCCACGGTGAGCCG comes from Dehalococcoidia bacterium and encodes:
- a CDS encoding MmcQ/YjbR family DNA-binding protein, which codes for MHADGAIERLRTICLALPEATERLSHGEP